A region of the Anaerolineales bacterium genome:
GAGGTTGATATCTACCGAAGGCGGAAGCGTGTTTCAGACATGCGGAATGAATTCCTCCCAGAAGATGAACTCATGTCGGAATTGTACGGACGGACATCACAGGAACTGGAAGCGTTAAAGATGCAGAATAGGAAAAATGTTGCGGAGTTCATTCGGAAGCATTCGGATCGCGAGCCTTCCATTGAGCTTTTGGAAGAATTACATCGCATCAACAACAAAGGCATCGTCGCGAGGGAAATATCGACGATACGGCATACGCGTGACCAACAGGTCGTCTACGGCGGTGGGCGGGTCGGGACCTTCGGCGAGGACGTTCCCGAAGAGATGGGCCATTTGATGGCGCGAGCGGAATGGCTGGTTGCGAATAATCCGAATAAACTTCGATATGAGGTTTCTGTTGCCAAGCTCCACAACGACCTTCTGAATATTCATCCCTTCTCTGACCGGAATGGGAGTACAGCAATGTTGTTCGCGGAGTTCCTGATGGCCAAAAAAGGGTATACGCCCGACACAAAACGGGATGCGAGCTACTACAATTATGTCCGGAAGACGCTCGGGAATAATCCCGTTGCGGTCGCCGTTCTCGGCGGCGGTATGTATGAGATCGGAGAACGTTCAGGATATTTCAAAGGCATGACGGCAAAAGGAAAAGAAAAAGCTTACGACGATTATTTCCAGCATCTCTATGACACTCTCGGTGCGAAGTGATCACTTATGATACGTCTTCCCGGCCTCGATCATGCACGCGCGGTAGAGCTGTTCCAGAAGCACGATGCGCGCCAAGCCGTGGGGGAGCGTCATTATTCCGAACGAGAGCGACACATTCGCTCTTTTTTTGACGTCTTGATGAAGGCCCCAGGAGCCGCCGATGAGAAATATAACCGGACGGCGGCCGCTCCACTCGGAAAGATTCTTTGAGAACGCCACCGAGTTCATCTCCGTTCCGGTCTCATCCAGCGCCACGACGACTGCATCATCGCGTACACC
Encoded here:
- a CDS encoding 23S rRNA (pseudouridine(1915)-N(3))-methyltransferase RlmH, yielding MKTVYIRTIGRLPEPWQREAESMYSARLKPFTKLEIVELPEGQKGSAKPNAEATKKAEAASLLRGVRDDAVVVALDETGTEMNSVAFSKNLSEWSGRRPVIFLIGGSWGLHQDVKKRANVSLSFGIMTLPHGLARIVLLEQLYRACMIEAGKTYHK
- a CDS encoding Fic family protein, whose amino-acid sequence is MRFEVTPEAPRKETLPQKEQKAASRESKAVEREALLEILEKEELDPKVALEIIAAYGEEPDAETRKDLNAVLSAYGLHEDDMTESERKKTTAVFMAATRESSKKEDLEASLASQLTLKAFQKMDTLQKAFESIKTPEEKKAALRELMDTMSHMAKLISIESEDDMALWDAFYERFRAIGESKKTSPEDVKKTYDEVFKEFEEVIEVDIYRRRKRVSDMRNEFLPEDELMSELYGRTSQELEALKMQNRKNVAEFIRKHSDREPSIELLEELHRINNKGIVAREISTIRHTRDQQVVYGGGRVGTFGEDVPEEMGHLMARAEWLVANNPNKLRYEVSVAKLHNDLLNIHPFSDRNGSTAMLFAEFLMAKKGYTPDTKRDASYYNYVRKTLGNNPVAVAVLGGGMYEIGERSGYFKGMTAKGKEKAYDDYFQHLYDTLGAK